In Arthrobacter sp. UKPF54-2, the following are encoded in one genomic region:
- a CDS encoding protein-tyrosine phosphatase family protein — MAPTWEPGRPGVLSLPSGRLIRGRGLLAPFPAGPRPDFGLYLLGRSPRPVEWDSRWVRWRDLHVPADDVDALDAFQEAWRRAETERVEVACWGGRGRTGTALACIAVLDGVPAAEAVAFVRRNYRRGAVETPWQRRYVGRFNGGGAVS, encoded by the coding sequence ATGGCGCCGACGTGGGAGCCGGGCCGGCCCGGCGTGCTCAGTCTTCCTTCCGGGCGGCTCATCCGCGGCCGGGGCCTCCTGGCGCCGTTTCCGGCCGGGCCGCGCCCGGACTTCGGACTGTACCTGCTCGGCCGCAGCCCGCGGCCGGTGGAGTGGGACTCCCGGTGGGTCCGCTGGCGCGACCTGCACGTGCCGGCCGACGACGTCGACGCCCTCGACGCTTTCCAAGAGGCCTGGCGGCGCGCTGAAACCGAGCGCGTCGAGGTGGCGTGCTGGGGCGGCCGGGGCCGGACCGGCACCGCCCTTGCCTGCATCGCCGTCCTCGACGGCGTCCCGGCGGCCGAGGCGGTCGCCTTCGTGCGGCGGAACTATCGGCGCGGGGCGGTGGAAACCCCGTGGCAGCGCCGCTACGTCGGCCGTTTCAACGGGGGCGGGGCAGTTTCCTGA
- a CDS encoding DUF4287 domain-containing protein, producing MSFQAYLDTIEDKTGLTPRQLLELAREKGFDDASVKAGEILDWLRADYGLGRGHGMALVHVIRQGPGISSKHVGTTGAHSDESDTLWLDGKASKPVS from the coding sequence ATGTCATTCCAGGCGTACCTCGACACCATCGAGGACAAAACCGGCCTTACCCCCCGCCAACTCCTCGAGCTCGCCCGGGAGAAAGGCTTCGACGACGCGTCCGTGAAGGCCGGCGAGATTCTGGACTGGCTGCGGGCCGACTACGGCCTGGGCCGCGGCCACGGCATGGCGCTCGTCCACGTCATCCGGCAGGGCCCGGGCATCAGCAGCAAGCACGTCGGAACCACCGGCGCGCACAGCGATGAGTCGGACACACTCTGGCTGGACGGCAAGGCGTCGAAGCCGGTCTCGTAA